The DNA sequence GAACGCAAAATTATCATCACTACCGTGGATTTCCTGGAACGCTGTTCGAAGGGAGTAACATTACAAAGCTTCGAAAGTGTGAGTAGGATTTAGATTCTTCGTAGTTTGTATTGAGATAATGCATCACAGCCGTAGCATTATCTTCAGTAGCTGAAAGTCCTGCATTCTTCAGCGACGCCAAAATCTCATCTTTCTGGGGCATCCCGAGCTTGCTCAAGCGCAGGCTTGTATAAGCTCGAAGAGAGGTTGTTTCTTTCTGTTCCATCACAGATAAGAATTCGTTCCATCCAAAAGAGTTTGTGAACATACGGCTCCTAGTATGCTTCATGAACTCCTTTGCGTATCTCCTAGGCAGGTTTCTGTTTGCCATAGCGATTTCGAGATCTTCCAAGGTAACTTTCCCATCGCCATCTCTGTCCAGCTCGTGGAATAACCGTTTTTCTGTGGGAAGAGAGTTCCGGGATTATGAACTGTTGCAAGATTGCATAAGACATATCATTGGTAATCACTTGTTTCTGCTAAGCTAACGAATCAAACATGAAATATCACTTTATAGCAGAAAGTATGTGCGTTTATTTACAAACGTCCTATGCTTTCGATAGCAAGACATTAGTACCTAATAAGTTAACTTCGTTATCAAATCTAGGAGTGGTCCACTTTTCCGGTACCAAAAGGTAGCGTTAGCAACTGGAAACCTGCGTGAAATAGTGCACTACTCACGGATCCACCCTAGGTTTTGAAAACCAAGTAAACTCATAAGGTATTTATCTGTCATAATCGAAATCAGAAACAGGGCTCTCCAATCCAAACTGTCTAAAGTAAAGCTCATTCTCAAGTGGATCTTGCATTTTGTATCACGACATTCTGCACCTCGACAGCTCTATTTCCATTAACTAACATCACGAGCCCCTAATCGATATACTATAATGTAAGTCCAGCAACAAGCCCAGCAAAAGAGACATTGAATCAAAACATCAACACATATCCACATCAAGCTATAAAGTAATTTCAATCAAGCAAAAGATGAGATTGAAACAAATGACATGCCTTCAGCTTCAGTGTATCTGAAGAAATGCTGCACCGAGAGAAGCTCCTTCTCGTCTGGATGATCTTCCTTCGTAAACCCCCCTATTGGAGGTGAATGCTCAACCAATTCTTTCAATGTCACAAACTTGAAACAATGAGCTCTCAACAACTCATTCTGATCAACGTTGTCACTACTACCACCACTACATTCCTCTCCTCTCACTCGAGAAAACCTCAAATTCGCAAAAAATCCACCCCCACGTGCTTGTCTACCCTCTGAAACACCGGTGAGCACCTTCAACTCATCCTTACATTTTGGGAAATGGCTCAACTGATCACTCAAGAATCCCATCAAATGCTCAAAAGGGAAATCTTTACCTTCTTCGCCATTCGATTTCTTGGGCTTAATTTCACCAAACACCATCTCTCCCACTTCCACTCTCTCACTAGAATCACCAATAAAAGAGCTATCTTTACCATCAGCTAAAAAGGGCAATGCCACCTCAAATTGCAACTGTTTTTTcgacaaattcaaattcaaatccaCCCCTCTCCTAACATCAAAATTGCTACCCACATTCTTCAAAACCCCATTAAAGCAACAATCAAGATTTTTAGCTAAGTTGTGAACATTCGAGCCAAGAGGCGAAAACGCAAGATGAACTGAATTGAAAAGGGACTGCAAAGGATCACTGTCTGGCACCACCATGACTCAAAATCAAAGCTCGAACTCACAAATTCCACATAAAACTCCTCAGCTACAATTGCAAAATTAACCCTTTCTTTACCTCAAATCAAGCAATCATCAACCAAAGGGGGCTGAAGCAGCTGAGGGGAAATCTGAGATGTAATCAACGGTTGACAATGCCACTCGTTAGATAGGGTGCTAGAAtcatacttattttataaaattagatgGAGAGAATCAAATGAGTGCACATGCTCAGCTTCTTGAGATTCTACATTTCGAAGCAACAACTTCGCGCTTCTCAATCATTgcttatttataaatttcaagaatCGGATTCCATCTTTATTTCAGCTCCATTCTATTGAAATTAgatacaattaaatattaaactctccctcaattttttatacggagtactttttattgcttttatgaaagttatattttataaaattttatttaacctttttatatattaccaAACATGGGAGTGAGAATTGCTAACTCACTCTTtagttgctaactacaattaatttataaccatatgattttaaatCTAGTAGTCTAAAATTtaccacgtgtaattttcatttttattaattaaatcgaaaaagataaaagaactATCAAATTaaggttttggatgaaaatgtcaatatagtattTTGATCAACACAATGCATTGAGATTGTCAATATATTGTTTACGTCAACACATTGTTTTAAGAATGACATTctaaatgtattatattgacatattttatatactatgttgacatttattGCTGTAtgaaagaattgaaaattttcaaaattttgttcaaaatttgacatcggaacatatgcaagtgagatctcgttagaatacttatgaaattatctttaatttgatatatgttgtgcaaaaaaaaaatttaaatcgagaaagttatatgcgttttaaagttatataatatttttcaaaagttagttaccactaatttgttgtaattGACTTTAATAACGTTATTGACGTTTTTGtttatcgtattgacatttcggAATTGATGATATAGATATGAATATCTAAAGGCTATTATACAATTGTAGTTAATAATACAACACTACCCTTATcaaacatatattaaaaattgaaattaattaatatgttatcaaaatttaaattatgagtcATGACCAtactttattacttcatccgtcctATTATAAGCTATTggcatttctttttaaaataaatcccaAACTGTTGTGATTAATCATTTGTCTGTATATTATTCACATATCTCAATAATTTTTCAAGTAAAGCCCAAACATTCAGAACAAGGGAGCCACAAATCAGATTTAAATTAGACCTATAATATTCATGATTTTACCACTTATTTTTCGGATCATcgtttattttcaaaaattacttgaaacttcaaaatatactagtattacataattaaatctagaggaaaataaggaaatgcgttaacaattcaaaattgataGCTATTGACGGCCCTCCTCTTGTCACGCCTAAGCCCAAAAAATGCTCCTATTGTTCACTCTTACTTTTGGTCTAGgtacaatttatatttaacttttaaaagagtCACTTGTTACAccattaatagaataaaaatcctactaattaaaattttaaatattaattacaagctcaaatttgattaattctaaaaacaaaatgtaaaaccACGTAAAAGTAATTTATAGTGGGAAGTGAAATACATAATCTCAAAATTGCAATATTAAATCccatctaattaattaacaacgCAGCTACTTACAGGGTAGGAAATATGGTTTGCATTGCCCGTTACTactttaaaaattcaaaattatgcCGATAAGATGagattcaaaaatttatttatttaaggaGGAGTGTGTATTtgtatttgaatttgtatttgtattgaATATCATCAACGATGGGATCCTGCTTTTCCTCCCAAAGTCTGCCCATTCGTAATCCCGGAATTGCATTCATGGCCTTAGATGATAGAATGTCGACCTTCAGTGCGGTGCATTACGGCCGTAACCCTGTGCCTTATAGTAATAAGGTTGTCGGAAATGGTGCCGATGCCGCGAATTTTGATTGCTACCTTAGTGCAACTACTACATCAATCACACTGCATAAACAGGTACACTGATAAAAGACTAAACATGATAACTCAGCCCAAAAAATTAGTCTGTTTACTACTGATGTGGGAATTGAGTCAGTTACATACACACACTTTTTCATCACTTAATAATACTGCAATTCCAACATACACTGCATATAATGCGTTGGCTTGAGATTATTGTATTTAACAGGGTGAAGATATTACAATTGCACAAATGGGGGCCTCGGGAGCTGTACTAGGGAGGAGAGACGAGAATAATGCATTGATTTCAGTGCGATTGACTCACATTCGTGAGCTTATCCAAAAATGCACAAGTTGTCGTAAATCAGCTGGGCCCGAGCCACACATTCGCAAGGACACTCAATACCTCATAGAGTGGCCTTTAATCACTCAGAGACGCATCACTGATCAAGACGAGTTTGTAGTGTTAGCAACAGCCGGGGTAAATAACTAACTAACCCACTAACATCTCTACCTACTCTTATTCcattaattgttcattttgtTGAGGCATAAATCTTAGGATTGGGAGGTGCTCTCTATCGAGGACGTGGTAGATATCGCGGGCACTTGCCCTAGACGCTCGGGTGCAGCTCAAGCAGTAGTGGAAGCAGCAGTTAGAGCATGGGGGTATAAGTATCCAACTTCAATGGTTGATGACTGTGCAGTGGCCTGTCTCTTCCTCAACCCGTTGCCCTTAGGATGCGACCTTTCCTAAATCAATAGGAGTAGCTACTTTCATTCATTAATCTTCCAACTACTAATGTGTGGGATGGTGTTTAAGCTTCTTCATAATGTTTgctgtttttttatttcttttattttattttcgaccATTATAATTTCTTGAAATCACAACTTATTTAGAGTAATGTATTTTTCATTGCaacattgtttttttattctttttttccttttgtctATATAATACTACAACAATTCGGATGGGATAGTTAGACAGATCATTGCTATCCATTTTAGGGATAGTTAGTccctaaaatcatgaaatcgGATTACTCGGTAATATCAATAAATGcgttaaaattatatacttgAGATTTTATATTACATCGTAATATCAagaaatgcattaaaaaatttcaaaattagcaGCAATTGATGCCATGTGGCGCAATCGGATTGGCCTTTGTCGTCCAGTATGTACCTTTCTGCGATCCCCGTAGGTGGCCCATGCACATCTCCCTACCATTTTTTCTACCACGCCTCATCCAATAGAGTAAACCCCACCCCCCCACCTCCCCGaatttacattatttcaacaattttacATCTTTAGCTAAAGATCTAGAGATACTAAACTTTCAACATAAACATCAGCCTCAAGAAAAGTATCGATATTCCTAATCTTGGGACGCCTAAACGAACCCTCTTTCTCGTCATACACAACAAAGCCCGACCCATAAACCAACAAGACCTCGCCCTTCCCTCCGACACACAAAGGTGTCGAATAGGGACCTTTCCACGGATCATCAAGATACGGAATCACCACCAACTTCATCCAAGAATCACTCACCCCATACACCTTCAACACCCACACATCCACACTAATCTTAGGGTAATCACACATCACACAAAGGCTCCCCCCAATCACCCCTAGAGACGGGACAAACCCGCGATCCAAGTAGCTCGGTTCATTCACAACCCCACGAGTTTCGTTTCCCAGATCGAAAGacacaatctcccacttagaATCCACCCCAAACCTCCTCCCCCAATGAAGGCTCCCACTCACAAACTTGCCACTATCATCAAAGGGCAAACCATCCTTAAACACATCAATCACTTTCCAAGAATCATCCCTCAAGCTATAGATCTTCACCACACTCTCATACCTCCCACCATTGCAAAATCCAGACAAGAATCCAACAACCTTATAATCATCATTAGCTTCAACATATCCAAATCCGTATTTAGTAATGAACAAACCCCTCTTCAAATCACCATCCACATCGGGCAATTTCCGATGCTTTCTTGTGGAGGGATTCCATATGAAGAAATGCTTGCCGTTGACGGCGATGCAGACGAGCCCATTGCAGCTGCCGACGACGCGTGCCGAATTGCGAGGATTCTTCATCGGATAGTCTAAATCGGCGGCGTCCGCCGCCGCGCCGGCGAGGAGGGAATGTAGGGAGCAGTGCTTCAGGGTGTAGAACGGGAGGAGGACGGTGGCGATGGCTCTCCGGCGGGAAAAGATCGGATCTTTGGAGGAGATCAGGAGGTGGGCGTCGATGAAGTGGCGGCTGGAGATGAGGCGGCGCCATGATCGGGAGACGGAGAGGAAGCGGAGGAGGGATTTGACGGGGAGGCGGGAGAGGATTTCGGCGATGATTTCTTCGGGGAAATTGGGGGTTTCGCGGCGGATTTTGGTGGGTCTGGATTGGATTTGATCGGTGGTGATGATTGGGGATTGGGATTGGGGATTTGATTTGGtttcttcttccattgtttGTGGAGTTGACTGGTTGGCTGATCGGAGCTGAATGTGATGAGGATTTTTGGTGTTTTCGAGGTG is a window from the Salvia hispanica cultivar TCC Black 2014 chromosome 1, UniMelb_Shisp_WGS_1.0, whole genome shotgun sequence genome containing:
- the LOC125223339 gene encoding calcium-binding mitochondrial carrier protein SCaMC-1-like, whose product is MVVPDSDPLQSLFNSVHLAFSPLGSNVHNLAKNLDCCFNGVLKNVGSNFDVRRGVDLNLNLSKKQLQFEVALPFLADGKDSSFIGDSSERVEVGEMVFGEIKPKKSNGEEGKDFPFEHLMGFLSDQLSHFPKCKDELKVLTGVSEGRQARGGGFFANLRFSRVRGEECSGGSSDNVDQNELLRAHCFKFVTLKELVEHSPPIGGFTKEDHPDEKELLSVQHFFRYTEAEEKRLFHELDRDGDGKVTLEDLEIAMANRNLPRRYAKEFMKHTRSRMFTNSFGWNEFLSVMEQKETTSLRAYTSLRLSKLGMPQKDEILASLKNAGLSATEDNATAVMHYLNTNYEESKSYSHFRSFVMLLPSNSVPGNPRGNSSTRADASDPPRVEIQRDSVFKTALAGGISCSFSTLLMHPIDTVKTQVQASSALSFIEIMSKLPQLGLRGLYLGSIPAIVGQFLSHGLRTGICEVTKIALINVAPSLPELQVESAGSFLGTFLGTTMRIPCEVLKQRLQAGQFNHVGEALVGTWQQDGLGGFFRGTGMTLCRELPFYVAGSGLYAESKKAVQKLLGRELGPWETVVVGAVSGGLTAVMTTPFDVIKTRMMTALQGELTTISVVALSILRNEGPLGLFRGAVPRFFWVAPLGAINFAGYELMRKAMG
- the LOC125223370 gene encoding F-box/kelch-repeat protein At3g23880-like codes for the protein MEEETKSNPQSQSPIITTDQIQSRPTKIRRETPNFPEEIIAEILSRLPVKSLLRFLSVSRSWRRLISSRHFIDAHLLISSKDPIFSRRRAIATVLLPFYTLKHCSLHSLLAGAAADAADLDYPMKNPRNSARVVGSCNGLVCIAVNGKHFFIWNPSTRKHRKLPDVDGDLKRGLFITKYGFGYVEANDDYKVVGFLSGFCNGGRYESVVKIYSLRDDSWKVIDVFKDGLPFDDSGKFVSGSLHWGRRFGVDSKWEIVSFDLGNETRGVVNEPSYLDRGFVPSLGVIGGSLCVMCDYPKISVDVWVLKVYGVSDSWMKLVVIPYLDDPWKGPYSTPLCVGGKGEVLLVYGSGFVVYDEKEGSFRRPKIRNIDTFLEADVYVESLVSLDL